From Anopheles arabiensis isolate DONGOLA chromosome 3, AaraD3, whole genome shotgun sequence, a single genomic window includes:
- the LOC120899611 gene encoding uncharacterized protein LOC120899611, giving the protein MKKADVTQNLKTVNTSVTFRKCGSSTIKNTVDFRIEVLEPILDILVSTIYYVPNLVGKHEKAFYNRTINFCTYLRKPFTDRVLKIIYEHLDQRGNLPKRCPVATGTYTFKTCFDGIHVPSFFPESSFRVDVYFRRPNSAPFFQSSWFGEMRKES; this is encoded by the exons ATGAAAAAGGCAGATGTTACCCAAAATCTCAAAACGGTCAATACATCTGTCACATTTCGGAAGTGTGGTTCGTCGACTATAAAGAATACTGTTGATTTCCGTATTGAAGTGCTAGAACCAATTCTAGACATACTG GTGTCTACCATATACTACGTACCTAACCTGGTTGGCAAGCATGAGAAAGCGTTCTACAATCGAACAATAAACTTTTGCACCTACTTACGGAAGCCCTTTACCGATCGGGTACTGAAGATCATCTATGAACATTTAGATCAGCGTGGAAATCTTCCCAAGCGATGCCCTGTAGCTACGGGAACGTACACCTTCAAAACGTGCTTTGACGGTATCCATGTGCCGAGCTTTTTTCCCGAAAGTAGCTTTCGCGTTGACGTATACTTCCGTCGACCTAACAGCGCACCGTTCTTTCAGAGCAGTTGGTTTGGCGAGATGCGCAAAGAATCCTGA
- the LOC120899610 gene encoding uncharacterized protein LOC120899610: MCRTVWIVAIVAGIAYVHQLEASVRITNYTDEWDPKYLDVDLRVRRLDQTTSIDFDLDLKQELDKNVEYDVRLCKRVAGKYHQMMYTGKQQLCGKELRRSRNLLDRYIASELVKHSNLTTRCPIKTGHYEVRNFEIDDRHLMMSVVPSGEFLIEVGVYHRGKEIKMNRWFVTAT; the protein is encoded by the exons ATGTGTCGTACTGTGTGGATTGTGGCAATCGTTGCGGGCATCGCGTATGTCCACCAGCTAGAAGCGTCGGTGCGCATTACCAACTACACGGACGAGTGGGATCCAAAGTATCTGGATGTGGATTTGCGCGTCCGTCGGCTGGACCAAACTACTTCGATCGATTTTGATTTGGATCTTAAGCAGGAGCTCGACAAGAATGTTGAG TACGATGTGCGTTTATGCAAAAGGGTAGCCGGTAAATATCATCAGATGATGTACACGGGCAAGCAGCAGCTTTGCGGCAAGGAGCTGCGCCGGTCGCGCAATCTGCTCGACCGATACATTGCTTCGGAGCTGGTGAAACACTCGAACCTGACGACCCGGTGCCCTATCAAGACTGGGCACTACGAGGTGCGGAACTTTGAAATCGACGATCGCCATCTGATGATGAGCGTGGTACCGTCGGGCGAGTTTCTGATCGAGGTCGGTGTGTATCATCGCGGCAAGGAGATCAAAATGAATCGCTGGTTTGTGACGGCAACGTAA